From Xylanibacter oryzae DSM 17970, a single genomic window includes:
- a CDS encoding 2-dehydropantoate 2-reductase: MIYGIIGTGAIGGFYGGKLANAGKDVHFLLHSDYEYVCQHGLQVDSFDGDFHLDNVNAYKNTQDMPKCDVVMVSLKSTNNRLLKTMLPPLLKPHTLVLLIQNGIGLEQDLQNEFPDIYIAAGLAFICSTKTEPGHVQNQSYGNINIGNYSCKDQSIIDLMVADLNSAGVKAKEVEYNEARWKKAVWNMPFNGMTVALNTQTDKLIADENSAALMRDLIMEVIDAARHLGVKNIDSSFADVIINMTRDMEPYSPSMKLDYDFHRPMEIYYLYSRPIEEARKVGFRMPKLEMLEAELKFLERKESK; this comes from the coding sequence ATGATATACGGGATAATAGGAACAGGAGCCATAGGTGGATTCTATGGCGGGAAACTTGCAAATGCAGGCAAGGATGTACATTTTTTACTGCATAGTGATTATGAATATGTATGCCAACATGGGCTTCAGGTAGACTCTTTCGATGGAGATTTCCATCTGGATAATGTTAATGCTTACAAGAACACACAAGATATGCCGAAGTGTGATGTAGTAATGGTAAGTCTTAAGTCTACCAATAACAGGTTGTTGAAAACTATGTTGCCACCATTACTGAAGCCACATACTCTTGTATTGCTTATACAAAACGGTATAGGTCTGGAACAGGATTTGCAAAATGAATTCCCTGATATTTATATCGCTGCAGGACTTGCTTTTATATGTTCGACAAAGACAGAACCGGGGCACGTTCAAAATCAATCATATGGCAATATAAACATAGGCAACTATTCTTGCAAGGACCAGAGTATAATAGATCTTATGGTAGCAGACCTTAATAGTGCAGGGGTTAAGGCTAAAGAGGTTGAGTATAATGAGGCCAGATGGAAAAAGGCTGTGTGGAATATGCCTTTCAATGGAATGACGGTTGCGCTTAATACACAAACTGACAAACTCATTGCTGATGAAAATTCAGCAGCTCTGATGCGCGATCTTATCATGGAGGTTATCGATGCTGCCCGACATTTGGGCGTAAAGAATATTGATAGTTCTTTCGCAGACGTAATTATAAATATGACACGTGATATGGAACCTTATTCACCAAGTATGAAATTGGATTATGACTTTCATCGTCCGATGGAAATTTATTATCTCTATAGTCGTCCTATTGAGGAGGCAAGGAAGGTAGGATTCCGCATGCCGAAACTGGAGATGCTGGAGGCAGAATTGAAATTCTTGGAAAGAAAAGAAAGTAAATAG